Part of the Melopsittacus undulatus isolate bMelUnd1 chromosome 14, bMelUnd1.mat.Z, whole genome shotgun sequence genome is shown below.
AACAACACCCTGCAGGTTCCTCAGGGCATCCCAAGGTCCCCAGATCCTGCTGGGTCCCCTGGAATGCCCCAGTCACATGGGGTCCCTTAAGGAACCCCACACCCCGCAGGGCCTCCCCCCATCAGACACCTCAGGACATTGCTGAGGTACTCAGACCCTGCTGAGACCCCCAAACCCATTGGATCCCAGCCCGTCAGATTTCCCAGACCCTGCTGGGTCCCCCCACCCCACAGGGTCCCCCAGGCCCCCCAAAACCCAGAGGTCCCCAACTCATCAGATTCCCCAAAACCCCCTAAAGGACCCCAGACCCTGCTGGGTCCCCCATACCCCTCCATCCTGCAGGATCCGCCTGGGACCCCCAAACCCGGTGGGTCCCAGCCCATCAGATTCCCCAGACCCCGCTGGGTTCCCACACCCCACGGGGTCCCCCACATCCTGTAGGGTCCCCCTGAGATCCCCCAAACCCAGAGGTCCCTGTGTCATCACACTCCCCAGAACCCTCTAAAGGAGCCCAGACCCCGCTGGGCTCCCCGTGGGACGCCCCAAACCCATCGCACTCCCTACACCCCTCTAAAggacccccccctccccagcatccctgtccgTCAGGCGGGGCTGCGGGGCGCTGCGGGCAGGCGGCGGGCGGCAGCGGGCGGAGCGGCGGCCCCGCGGGAGCGCGCGGGGGCCCAGGGCACGCAGCTGCGGAGGGCACGGGCGGCCGCCAGGAGCGCaccgggccggggccggggccggcgCCGGAGCCCCTTCTGCAGGCGCTGCGTGTGCGCAGCCAGCGCCAGCTGAGCCTGGGCCACACCGGCCCCGAGCCGGCCCAGAGCCTCGGCACGGGCGGCCAAGCGCAGCTCCGCGTGCCGCAGGGCGCAGTGCACCTGCAGCACCCGGCCCTCCAgctccgccgccgcccgccgccgcccctCCGCCGCCACCAgccgccgccgcgccgccgCCAGCTCCACCGAcccggggctgctgctgccgccgccgccgctgctgctgccgggggtggtggtggtggtgatgctgctgccGCCGGTACCGCCGCGGTCGGGGCGCTGCTCCCTGCCCGCAGTCGGACTCGCACCCGGACCCGGGCTCGGGCTCGGatccgccgctgccgccgccgccatgggaacgggaacgggagcGGGGCAGCGCCGCGGTGATGATATATACCCGGGGGCGGCGCCGGCTACGGGCGGCTCAGCCCCAACGGGGCGGCTCCGGCACCGGCACGGGAAGGGGGGGACGACGGGGACACGACCCCGACCCGGTGCGGTTCGGTACAGGGGATGCTAGGGATCGGTATGGCCCGGCACGGCACCGGGCTGGGTATGGCTCCATACGGTACTGGCACCGTCCTCGGTACAGCTCGATACAACGGCAAGGTACTGGCACCATCACGGCCCGGGCTCTATACGGCTTAGTACAGAACTGGACCGCTCTCGGTACAGACTGGCACTGGCACGGCTCCGAGCTTCGTACGACCCAGTACAGCACCAGAACCAGCACCGTCATGGATTCGGGCTCGTTATGACTCAGTACAGCACCGGCCCTGAGCTCGGTATAGTCTGGTATGGCACAGCTCAGGTATTGACACCATCACAGCCCTAGGCTCAGTATAGCCTTGTATAGGACCATCCCGGTGGCACCGGGAAACTGCCCTCCCTTAGGGGCGTCACTGGGAAAGGTTGAGAGGGTTATTGGGGGGTCACTGGGaaaggcagggctgggaaggctTAACCTGGAGAGGCTTAGTGGGAAAggctgggagaggaagggatACTGGAGAGATTTACTAGGAAATGTTGGGAGAGAGGCTGAACTGGGGTTACTGGTTTCAAGTCTGCAGCCCCTGggagaagcagctgaagaagcTCCTTGTGCTGGCTGGGGGACACTGGTGGCCCAGCAACCAGCATGGGGTAGGGAAAAGGGCAAGGGCAGcccctgtcccatccccagCTGTGGCTGGGATGTCCCAGTCCTTGGGGCTCAGGGGATGTGGCACCAGGACGTCCTTGGTTGCATGACTGTCACAGCAACACCGTCGCCGATGTCATTATCATTTAAGACAGTGTTAATAGAGCTGGGAGTGGGAGGGAGGTGGAGCAGGAGGGTGCTGCTGCCACCTTGCTCCCCCCAGGAGCCTGGTTTTCAGAGTTCCTCCTGTGGAGATGTCACGCTCAGTGGCTGCATATTCACATAGGTGCGTGGGGTAACGTCTGCTTGTACCCGcatcagagcagcagagaggataAAAGAGATGATGGGAACCAGGTGCCGAAGTCTCATCCCACCCccagacagaaggaaaagcaaaaacccaCCCCAGCCTAAAGCTGTTCCCGGCAGAGCCATGTCCAGGCCTGCGATGGATGAACACCCCCGTCCCACCGGGGCTGATggcagctttgttttccttaccttatgagggaaaaaaaacccatccctTGTGCTTTGTGTTGCATTCGTGCTCTTGCCAGCGCTGCCACACGTCTGCCAGACACCGGAGCAGCGTCAGAGGCTGCTGCGTCACCGCTCCGGCCCCCGCTGCCAGCTTGTCCTTTCCCTGCCTGTCCACCACCTCCCACCGCATCTCCCCTGCTCCACGGCCACCACTGTGCTCTCCAGGCTGCACTTCAGGCTGTAAGAAAGCTGAAGCCCAGGATGAACCGTCTTCATGTATCCAATGCAAATGCTGCTATAAAGTGAGGTTTGATGCTGCATCATCACAGGTTCAGGGTCAAAGCTCTGCTCTTGCTCCCCCTGCCTCCAACCCAACGAAGCTGTAGGGACAGACAGGTACTAAAGAGAACATTCTCCTCTctgattttttcctctgtttcagtggaACCTGGACCCTCAAGAGTACCCCAAGGGAGGAAAGGGCTGGGGTCTGTATTGCAGTGAACTTCTCCCACTCCCCCAGAGCAAAATCTCAGACTCTCTGAGCTTGGAGGGACCTCGTCACCTTTCCAGCTCCTGTCGCTGGTTCAgagtcagaaaaggaaatggtgATAGGGAGCAGTTATGCCAGGGAATGAATCTCAGAGATCAGATGAGGCCAGatgggctggggatgctgggcaGGAAGGCTGGGGTGTTGCTAAGGCCCCCACAATGTCGCTGTCTCCAGGCTGTCAATAGCACATCCTGGTCCACAAACAGATAGAGGCCAGTAAAGGCAAATCATAGAGAAATGCAAGAAATGCCCGTGCCCTTCAGGGTAAGTCACAACCCAAGTCCCTGACACCCTCCCGTGCTGCTGGGGCCCTGCCTGAGCTGACGAGCTATTAATGATTTAGCAACGGAGTCTGAAATTAGCAGTGCTCAGAATAAACCTCTTTGATGCAAAAGCTCAGTTGAGAGCATTGTTCTCTCTCCCCTGGCAGCGACCCTGCGCACCCTGCAGCTGCATGTGGAGGCATCAAcaacagggatggggcaccaAGCTGCACcccacagccagcacagcaccagtCCTCTGGGGTCCCTGATGAGGACTTGAAGCCCTGAGGAGACAcaaatgagtccagaggaggggctgctgtgagggctggagcagctctgctctggatctgggctgagagagctgagctggggcagcctggacaagagaaggctcctgaaggggagacctgagagcagctccagtgcctgaaggggctgcaggaaacctggagaggagcttgggacaagggatgtagggacaggccaaggggaatggcttgaacctgcccgaggggagactgagctgagctcttaggcagaagctcttccctgtgagggtgctgaggcactggcacagggtgcccagagaagctgtggctgccccatccctggcagtgttcaaggccaggttggacacaggggcttggagcagctgctccagtggaaggggtccctgcctgtggcaggggttggagctggaggagcttccaggtctcttccaacctgaaccattctacAATTCCCACAGGGATGTGGAGCCAGCCCCTTGTCTGTGCTCTGCCCCACTagggcagccctgcaggaggATGTAGTCGAGGGCCCTGCAATAGCCTCTGATCTTGAGCCTCTTTAAAACCCTGCATTGGGATCTGctccagaaaagcaaaaccttaTTATAGGAAGTAAATAATTAATGTTAGTGCCATCACTCCCAGTGTCTCTGCAAGCTTTCCCGCAGGTGTCCCAGTTCCCAGGCAGGGGGGATCCAGGCACTGCTCTCTTATCCTGGCCCAGTTTAAGGGAAGGAATCCTGCATCAGGTTTTCAGGTTTAAGCCCCAGGACTACTGAGTTGACCCAGCTCCATCCTGGTCCCAGCAATGCGCTCTGGACCACAGCGGCACCTCAGCTGGGAGGTGACACAGGAGCTGAAGGGCATTAAGCAGCATGGTGCTGGGCTCAGGGGGACACATTGTGCTGCCCAGCTCATCCTGGATATGCCAAGCTCCATGGGGCAGCACTGGGAAAGGTTTCATGGCCAGGATCTGTGCTCAAGGCACCTGGCAGAGGAGATGATGGATTTCCAAGCAGTGCTTTGAGTTGTACACAGATGAAAGCCTGGCTGGGGAAACGACACCGGCTGCATGTAAGTACAGTGTTCCTGTGCCAGAGGCTTAAGTACATAAATGTGATCTTCCTGCCCTTCAGAGAAGGAATGAGCTGCTTGGCACTGGCACCATCCTCAAAcagatttctctctctcctaTTTCCTCTTGGAAACCAGCTGATGCTTCTGAGCCGAGTGCCTCTGCTCCGGCTGCATCCCCCGTGCTGAGCTGTGTTCTTCCAggctccttcccttcctgcttccccccctggtttcctccctttcctccaaCCCTTCAGGGAAG
Proteins encoded:
- the TRNP1 gene encoding TMF-regulated nuclear protein 1 — protein: MTVLVLVLYWVVRSSEPCQCQSVPRAVQFCTKPSSPGSVELAAARRRLVAAEGRRRAAAELEGRVLQVHCALRHAELRLAARAEALGRLGAGVAQAQLALAAHTQRLQKGLRRRPRPRPGALLAAARALRSCVPWAPARSRGAAAPPAAARRLPAAPRSPA